A segment of the Romeriopsis navalis LEGE 11480 genome:
GAGGGACCGTATTTTTTAGGGGGATTTTGCTTGGGTGGCACCATCGCATTAGAGATGGCACAGCAGCTCCAAAACCAAGGTCACACAATTGCATTATTAGTCGTCTTAGATCCGGCTTATTCGCTACCACAGCTCGGCTTACCCGAACCCGAACTACGACCACCCCACTTTAAGAAAGATTTGCGACACTACATCCAACTCTGCCACTATTTTCACCGCACCGGCGGGCTTCGACGCCATGCCGCCAAGAAGCTACTCAAAATCGCGAAGCAACATTGGCCAGGACAAAGATCTACAGCCTCGATCGAAGATGATCTACAGGATCCCAATATCCAAAACATCATTAATGCCAATGCGGCTGCGTTACATGCGTATCAGCACCAACCCTATGCGGGAACGATCACGTTTTTACAATCGAGCAATTACGTCGATCGGCCCTATGGCAAGGCAATCAGACAAAAATATTCTCAGTTAGCAACAGCATTTGATTACCACTTAGTCGAAACCGTTCACGAACCGCTGTTTCCCACAGCCAAGCATTGGGCGATTTGGGGCAAAGCCTTAAGCGATTGCCTCGATACTGCCCAGCGCAAGGCAACGGCAACGGCGATAGAACAACCAGCTGTAACCGAAGTCAAAGAAGTCACACAATTTGCCGATGGTCTCAAATTTTACACTGAGTAAAATTTGGGTTTAACGTTTTAATAGACTGCCTCAACAGGTGTTGAGGCAGTTATTTTTTGCGCAAAAATGGTGCCGACTAAACTTTAACAAAACCCCGCAATTCGCAGTCCTAACTTAAAGTAATCCAAAATATTATCGGCAGATCACACACCAAGACAAATAAACCGCGATGCTAGAGATGAGTGATGCGCTGTGACGCAGCGGTGACTCAAGTAAAACAGTTAGTTGTGTCAGCCTGCTATCAATAAACCTTCCCAGACCGATTCCATCCAGTCTCGACGCAATGATGGCCTTATTTCACGAACACAATAAGTCGCAAACTCGATCGGGTGCCCTATGGATAAGCAAAATATTGAAACCATCTATTCCCTGGCACCACTGCAACAAATGTTTTTGTGGCACAGCCTCCAAAGTACAACCCAGGCAGGGCTAATCCATATCCGCTGCGACATCCACGGTGAACTAGAAATCAGTCAGTTCCAGCAGGCATGGGAGTGCGTCATCCATCATCATCCCAGCTTGCGAACCTCCGTACATTGGGAAAACGTCAAGCAACCCTTACAAGTTGTCGCAAAACAAGTCGCATTACCCTGGAAAGTCATCGACGGACGGAACTTCACGGACCCGGCGCAAACCATCACCAACTTTTTGCACGACGATCGCGCACAAGGCTTCGACTTAAATCAAGCCCCAATTACGCGCCTCACATTATTTCGGCTTGGCGCCATTGACTATAAATTAGTCTGGAGTTGCCATCACCTCATGCTCGATGGCTGGTCTGGGGCGCTCGTCTTAAATCAAGTATTTGCGACCTATGAAGCGCTCCAAGTTGGCCACCCACCCACAAGCATCGCCGCACCAACGTATCAAACCTATATCCGCTGGCTGAAGCAACAGGATGAAACGGCGGCGGCACAATTTTGGCGTGATACGCTCAAAGGATTTACCGGACCGACGCCCCTGCCACCGCCAACATCAAATCAAGTCCGTCAAATCGCATCCGGCCCCATATCGATCCGGCTGACACCGAATACAACTGAGGCATTACAGGCATTTCTCCGAGTCCAGCGATTAACCCTTAGCACAGTGATTCAAGGCGTATGGTCACTACTCCTACATCACTACAGCGGTGAAAATGACGTACTTTTCGGTATGACCGTTTCGGGACGACAGGGTGATTTAGCCCAAGTTGAAGCGATCGTAGGGCTATTAATCAATGTTTTACCCATCCGGGTGAGCATCACACCGGCGGCGCCGATCGCTGATTGGTTGCGCACATTACAAACCCAACAAATTCATATCAATCGTTATGCCTATGCATCCTCGACTCAAATACAAGCCTGGAGCGGCCAATCAAAGCCGCTATTTGACAGCCTCCTAGTGATTGAGAACTATCCCATTCAATCCACGGATACAGCACCGAGTTTGCGCGTTGAAAACCTCCAATCAGGCATTGTTAGCACCTATGGTTTAACCCTGATTGTGCAACCCGGCAACGCATTAAAGTTGACTTTAGAAGAAGCAGCAGGATGCTGGGCAACAACAACACTAGAACTCCTGCTCGATCAATTCCAAGCCCTATTGCAGGCGGTCATCAGTAATTCCGAACAACCGCTCACCGCATTACTTAATCTGACTCCCACCGGAATTACCAGGCCATACCTTCAACAGCCAGAACGATCGAGCCAATATTTCCATCAGCTCAATGCAGTTCCCCCAAACGATGTCGCTATGACACGAGCGGGGCAATCACCCACCGACACGCAGGCAAACTATGTTGCACCACAGAATACGCTCGAATCACAGCTAACAACGATCTGGGAAACGGTGTTGGGTGTTCAGCCGATCGGCGTTCATGATAATTTCTTTAGTCTGGGCGGCAACTCCTTGATGGCCGTCAGCCTGTTTAATCAGATCGAATCAGTCTTTCAGACACAACTCCCTTTAGTTAGCCTATTTCAAGCCAGCACGGTGGCAGAACTTGCCAAAAAACTTGCAGCACAACCGCAATTCGTGCCGGGAGCATCATCATCCCCCCATCAGCATCCAATCAATCGGAGCCAATCATCCGCTGCCGACACGGCGGAACATGGCGATCAGCCACCCGAAAAGTCTCACCCGATCGTCCAGCCAAAATCTGACTCAACGAGCATCGCAAATTCAACATCCCCAACTCGCACACTCATTGCTCTACAACCCAAGGGCGATCGGCGGCCCTTTTTCTTTATTCCGGGCGGCGGCGGCGGCAGCGATCGTGAATTAATCACTTACAACCGGTTCCTCAATGCGTTAGGTGACGATCAACCAGTATATGGGTTACGGGCTCGCGGCTTAGATGGCACACAAGCATGTCATGCTGACCTTGAGACAATGGCCACTGATTATATTCAGGAAATGCGAACAGTCCAACCCCATGGCCCGTATCTACTGGGAGGTGAATGTATTGGTGGCATTGTCGCCTATGAAATCGCCCAACAGCTAACGGCCCAGGGAGAACCAATCGGATTATTAGCGTTAATGGATACAGAACCCTTAACGCTGCTACAAGAACGACGTTATTACATCCAAAAACTCTTGCTGATTGAGCGTGGTATGGGCTACATCAAAAAATTAAGCCACCTTTCACCACAGGAGAAAGTTCGACAGATCGCCGTTCGATCGCGCGAAAAACTGATCGCCAAAGTCCAGTCCAAGTCCCAAGTCCCGATTAGTAAAGCCGATCAACAACTGCGTAAAGTATCTCAGAACTATTGGGCCGTCATCTCACGCTACCGACCACAGCCGTATTCCGGCAAGCTCACCTTATTAGCCACCGCCGAAGCAACGGAAAATCTGCAAATTGACCGTTGGGAAACACTGGCAACAGGGGGTGTAGAAGTGCATGCATTGCCTGGTGATCACACGTCCTATATTCGCGAGGACTTCCAAACGACTGCTGATGCATTACGCCAATGTCTCGACGCGGCACAAACGATCACAACGCACTCACAAAATATTTAGTCCTCAACGAAAAGGCCACATTAACGGTAGTGTTGCGCTTGCATTTCAAACATCCGGGCGTAAATTCCCTGTTGCTGAATTAACTCATCATGACGCCCCTGCTCCACAATCCGTCCTTGATCAAAAACATAAATCCGATCGGCCTTTTTCACGGAGGATAAACGGTGGCTAATCATCACCGCCGCCCGATCGTCAGCTAACCGGCGAAACTGCTCAAACACCTCGGCTTCTGCCTTCGCATCCAATGCACTCGTTGGCTCATCTAAAACAATTACTTGGGCATCACGAAAAAAGGCCCGGGCGATCGCGATTTTTTGCCATTGGCCAATGCTCAGCTCCTCCCCCTCATCAAAGCGCTTACCTAAAACCGTTTCATACTGCTGGGGCAGATTTTGGATAAACGCATGGGCCCCGGAGGACTTTGCAGCCTGCACCACCCGATCGGTATCATCGGCAAACGCCAACTTCCCAAATGCGATATTTTCTCGCACCGTCAAATCATAGTGAGCATAGTCTTGAAACACGACACTAATCGCCTGGCGCAGCTCCGTCGGATCAAATTCCCGTAGATTAATCCCATTCCAAGTAATGCGTCCAGCCGTTGGATCATAGAGCCGACAGAGGAGCTTAATTAATGTTGTTTTGCCGACGCCATTCTCCCCCACCAAGGCAACTAATTCTCCAGGACGAATCGATAGGGTGATTTCTTCCAGACATTGCCGCGTCCCTGTAGGATATTGAAAACTGACCTGCTCAAACTCAATACCCGTCTGCAACGATCGGGCAATCGCCCGGGGTTCCAACGGTGCTTTCACTCGCGAGGGTAACGCCAAGAATTCATACAAACTGGAAAGAAACAAATTATTTTCATACAGTCCCACCAGA
Coding sequences within it:
- a CDS encoding condensation domain-containing protein, producing the protein MDKQNIETIYSLAPLQQMFLWHSLQSTTQAGLIHIRCDIHGELEISQFQQAWECVIHHHPSLRTSVHWENVKQPLQVVAKQVALPWKVIDGRNFTDPAQTITNFLHDDRAQGFDLNQAPITRLTLFRLGAIDYKLVWSCHHLMLDGWSGALVLNQVFATYEALQVGHPPTSIAAPTYQTYIRWLKQQDETAAAQFWRDTLKGFTGPTPLPPPTSNQVRQIASGPISIRLTPNTTEALQAFLRVQRLTLSTVIQGVWSLLLHHYSGENDVLFGMTVSGRQGDLAQVEAIVGLLINVLPIRVSITPAAPIADWLRTLQTQQIHINRYAYASSTQIQAWSGQSKPLFDSLLVIENYPIQSTDTAPSLRVENLQSGIVSTYGLTLIVQPGNALKLTLEEAAGCWATTTLELLLDQFQALLQAVISNSEQPLTALLNLTPTGITRPYLQQPERSSQYFHQLNAVPPNDVAMTRAGQSPTDTQANYVAPQNTLESQLTTIWETVLGVQPIGVHDNFFSLGGNSLMAVSLFNQIESVFQTQLPLVSLFQASTVAELAKKLAAQPQFVPGASSSPHQHPINRSQSSAADTAEHGDQPPEKSHPIVQPKSDSTSIANSTSPTRTLIALQPKGDRRPFFFIPGGGGGSDRELITYNRFLNALGDDQPVYGLRARGLDGTQACHADLETMATDYIQEMRTVQPHGPYLLGGECIGGIVAYEIAQQLTAQGEPIGLLALMDTEPLTLLQERRYYIQKLLLIERGMGYIKKLSHLSPQEKVRQIAVRSREKLIAKVQSKSQVPISKADQQLRKVSQNYWAVISRYRPQPYSGKLTLLATAEATENLQIDRWETLATGGVEVHALPGDHTSYIREDFQTTADALRQCLDAAQTITTHSQNI